A stretch of the Capsicum annuum cultivar UCD-10X-F1 chromosome 10, UCD10Xv1.1, whole genome shotgun sequence genome encodes the following:
- the LOC107844008 gene encoding uncharacterized protein LOC107844008 isoform X1, protein MRRNHLVYLSLLGFEPETSRVQGHHLSAMPHRARPMTGLLLFTGLNVVLVSTITPVYDFVCFHPYWERRREHRRREREAALRSSTSAQV, encoded by the exons atgagaagaaatcacctagtgtatTTGTCTCTGTTGGGATTTGAACCGGAGACCTCAAG AGTTCAAGGTCATCATTTATCAGCAATGCCTCACAGAGCTAGGCCTATGACAGGTCTCCTGCTGTTTACTGGACTTAACGTTGTTTTGGTCTCAACGATAACTCCTGTCTATGATTTCGTATGCTTCCATCCATATTGGGAAAGAAGA AGAGAGCATCGGCGTCGTGAACGTGAAGCAGCTTTGAGAAGTTCAACTTCTGCTCAAGTCTGA
- the LOC107844008 gene encoding uncharacterized protein LOC107844008 isoform X2: MFDYYPAWRVQGHHLSAMPHRARPMTGLLLFTGLNVVLVSTITPVYDFVCFHPYWERRREHRRREREAALRSSTSAQV, encoded by the exons ATGTTCGATTATTATCCTGCATGGAG AGTTCAAGGTCATCATTTATCAGCAATGCCTCACAGAGCTAGGCCTATGACAGGTCTCCTGCTGTTTACTGGACTTAACGTTGTTTTGGTCTCAACGATAACTCCTGTCTATGATTTCGTATGCTTCCATCCATATTGGGAAAGAAGA AGAGAGCATCGGCGTCGTGAACGTGAAGCAGCTTTGAGAAGTTCAACTTCTGCTCAAGTCTGA